The genomic window TACGGCGCAGGGCGTCGTCATGGGAGGGTACGCCTTCGGCATTGTTCGGAGCAGCTTGCACCGGCATCCCGCCTGGGCCCTGCGTCGGCATCCCGCCTGGGCCCTGCGTCGGCATCCCGCCTGGGCCCTGCGTCGGCATCTCGCCTGGGCCCTGCGTCGGCATCCCGCCCGGGCCCTGCGGCGGCATCCCGCCCGGGCCCTGCGGCGGCATCCCGCCTGGGCCTCGGGCCTGCGCCGGCCCCCCGACCGTCATTCCCGCGGAAGCGGGAATCCAGGGGTTGGGGAGGGGGTTGTCGGTCCTGGTACCCCGCCCCTCGCCACCTGGATTCCCGCTTCCGCGGGAATGACGTGAGTGGTGTGTCGCTGTGTCGGGACTGCCGGTGTGGGGACTGCCTGTGTCGGGACCGCCTGTGTCGGGACTGCCCGCGTCGGGACTGCCTGTGTCGGGACTGCCTGCGTCGGGGTTGTCCATGACCGGCGCCGCCACGGCCGGGTTCATTCGGAAGTAACCCAGCACGGCCCTGGCCTCGGCCAGGCGCTCAGCGGCCACATAGAATGGGCCGCCGTGAGCCTGTTCGGGCTTGGTGGCTCCGTGGAACGCATCGCCGTTGTCACCCCCGAGTTCGACCACGGTGGCTCGTCGCGCCGCCATCAGTTCCCTCGCGTACCGCTGCCACGGCTCTGCTTCCCGCACCGGCAGCAGGATCACCGTCAGCAGCAGGTCGTGGAGTTCGTCGGGGTCGCGGATGTCCGGCCATGCCTGGGCCTTCACCTCCGCCAAGGCTTCGGGACTCAGGGCGCCGATGCCCTGGGCCAGGTCCGGGTCGGTGCGTCGCAGAGCTACCGCGCGGGCGCGCCGTTCCTCCAGCGGGGCGTCGTCGAGGAACGCGTAGGGGTTGGCGTTGAGGATCTCGTGGGCCATGGGCGAGGGCGCCGGGGTCTCCACGGCCACGGTGGCGATCTCGCCGCGGCCGAGGCGCTCCAGTGTTTCCTTGAAGCCGTCCACGTCCATGGCCTCGCGCAGGCAGTTCTCCATGGTCTCGCGGGTCAGGGGATGGTCCGGCAGGGCCACGGGGCCGGAGCGGTTGTCCTGGCACATGACCTGGTCCGGGAAGACCGCGCCCAGCAGGTCCTCGGCGCGCATGCGCTGGATCTGCATGGGCACCCTCTTGCCGCGGCTGAAGCGCTCCACCGCCAGCGCCCGGCTCGTGTTCCAGCGCCAGCGGTTGGTGAACATGGGCGCCGCCAGGGACGCCTGGGTCAGGTCCCGTTCCACCGTCGCCGGGTTGAGGTAGCTGAAGACCGTGTCCAGCGGGAAGGAATGGCGGTCGGTCAGCGAGATGACGATGCCGTCGTCGGTGGCCGCGGCCTGGAGCTCGAAGTCGAAGTTGACGCAGAAGCGTTTGCGCAGGGCCAGCCCCCAGGCGCGGTTGATGCGTCCCCCGAAGGGCGTGTGCAGCACGAGCTGCATGCCGCCGGACTCGTCGAAGAAGCGCTCGGCGACGACACGGTCCACGGTGGGCACGCAGCCGAGCATGGCGCGGGTCTCGTTCACGTAGGCGACGATCTGTTCCGCGCCGGCCGGGCCAACCCCGGTTTCGCGTTGAAGCCATGCTGCGGGGGATTCTCCGTGTGCCCCGGCCGCATGCCCTTCGGACTCGGGCGGTTCTTCCGCATCCGCGGCTGCACCTGCCTGATCCCCGGCGGCCTCTCCCGCGCCCGCGCGTCGGGCCACGGTCTCGCGCACGTCGGACACCGCGCGCGACAGCTCGAGCGTGCGTCCCGGCGCCTCTCCCAGCCAGAAGGGGATGGTGGGCGGCGCGCCGTGGGCGTCCTCCACCCACACCTTGCCGGAGGCCACCCGCTGGATGCGCCACGAGGTGTTGCCCAGCAGGAAGATGTCGCCGGACAGGCTCTCGATGGCGAAGTCCTCGTTGACCTTTCCCACGAAGGTCTCGTTGTGCGCCTCCACCACGTCGTAGTCGGCGGTGTCCGGGATGGCGCCGCCGTTAGTGATGGAGACCAGACGCGCGCCCCGGCGCGCCCGCAGCATCCTGTTCACCCGGTCCCGATGAAGGTGGGCCCCGCGGCGGCCCCGGGACGGCGCCACGCCCTCGCAGAGCATCTGCAGGACCTGCTCGAAATCGCCGCGGGAGAGGTCCCGGAAGGGGTACGCTCCCCGCACCAGCTCCCACAGCGCTTCCTCGGCGATGCCCGGCAGCGGCTTGGCCTCGGGGAGGAGCGGCAGGGTCTCGCCCGGCTTCGGCGCGGGTGTCAGGCTTGCCACCGTGGCCACCATCTGCTGGGCGAGCACATCCAGCGGCTCGCGCACCAGGGCGATGCGGTCCAGCTCACCCTGGCGCACCGCGTAGACCGCGGCGGCGCTTTGCAGCAGGTCGTCCCGCGTGAGCGGGTACAGGATGCCCTTGGGGACGGCCCCCAGCCAATGGCCCGAGCGTCCCACGCGCTGCAGCAGGGTGGCGATGGAGCGGGGCGCGCCGATATGGCACACGAGCTCCACGTGGCCGATGTCGATGCCCAGCTCCAGCGACGCGGTGGCCACCACCACCGGCACCTCCGCGGCCTTCAGCTTCTGCTCGGCCTCGAGCCGGGTCTTGCGCGACAGGCTGCCGTGGTGCGCCAGCACCTTGCCCTCGCCGAGCCGGTCGGTGAGTTGGTGCGCCACCCGTTCCACCAGCCGGCGCGTGTGCACGAACACCAGCGTGGTGCGGTGGCTCTGGATCTGCGCCACGATGCGGTCATAGACCTCGGCCCAGAGCGCGTGGGAGGTGATGGGCCCCAGCTCCTGTTCCGGCACCTCGATGGACAGGTCCAGCTCGCGCTTGTGGCCCACGTCCACGATGGCGCACTCCGGCGCGCCGTCGGGCCGCAGGCGCCGGGCGCCCACCAGCAGGCGCGCGATGTCGTCCATGGGTTTCTGCGTCGCGCTCAGGCCGATGCGCTGCAAGGGCCTGCCCGCCAGGGCGTCGAGGCGTTCCAGCGAGAGTGCCAGATGGGCGCCGCGCTTGTCGCCGGCCACCGCGTGGATCTCGTCCACGATGACCGTGTGCGCGCGCTTCAACAGTTGGCGGCTGCGTTCCGCCGTGAGCAGGATGTAGAGCGACTCCGGCGTGGTGATGAGGATGTGCGGCGGGTGGGAGAGCATGCGCTGCCGCTCCGTGGCCGGGGTGTCTCCCGAGCGCACCGCGGTGCGGATCTCCTGGAGCGCCAGCCCCCGGAGCCGGCCCGACCGGGTGATCTCCGCCAGCGGTTCCTGCAGGTTCTTCTGGATGTCGTTGCCCAGGGCCTTGAGCGGCGAGACGTAGATCACGTGGGTGTGGTCCCGCGACGGTTCGGCCGAGGCGATGAGCCGGTTGATGGACCAGAGGAAGGCCGCCAGGGTCTTGCCCGAACCGGTGGGCGCGGCGATGAGCGTGTCCCGCCCCTGGGCGATCTCCTCCCAGCCCGCCGCCTGCGGCGCCGTCGGCTTGCCGAAACGGTCCCGGAACCAGTCACGCACCAGAGGGTGAAATCGGTCGATCACTGCGTTAGAGTCTTCCTTGTTGCTCAGCGCATCTTAGCATAGCGCCGTCGAGACGGGACAGGGACCCGTGTGCCGGACCGATCGCACACCAACCGCCGATGAACCTGCTATCGCCCGGAATGGGCGTCACCTTGTCGTTCACGCCGCAGATGGAAAAGCGTCTCACCCGCCGGGCGGCGCGGATGATCGAGCAGTCCGTGCGCCAGTTCCCCGAATTGCGGAACATGAAGATCCACGTGGGCCATACCAAGGCCAAGCTCGGGGTCGCGTTCATTCCCAGGGCGTTCCGGCCGCCGTTGTACATCCGCCTCCGGGTACGCGGCCTGACCCACAACACCATCGGCCACGAGCTGACCCACCTGTTGCAGGGTCTGACGAAGCTGCCGCCACCCGAAGGCGTCTCCGCGTGGGAGCCGGTCCCCATCGGCGAGACCCAGTGCGACATCTGGACTCTCGCCCGCAGCGATCTCTTCTGCGACGACGCCCCCACCTATTTGCGCATGCCGCGCGCCGTGCGCGAGAACTGGCGGGACTACGCCCGCCGGGTGCGCTCCCTGTGCGTCGAAGCCATCCGCCAGCGGCCGGTTCGCCGTACCTACATCCGCTGGTTGGAGTCACAGATCGCCGAGCTGCCCGAGAGAGCGCCGGTGGCGCGGGCGGATGCGCCGGAGCAGTTGTGGTTAGCTCTGTGAGACTGACCCCATCATTTCGCCTTCTCAGGTTGCGCCAAGACCTTGCTCGAAGAGGAATGGGCGCGACCACCTCACGCCGTCATTCCCGCGGAACAGGCTTTGTCAAAACGTCGCCCGGACAAGAATCGGTGCCAACCCCCCGATTCGTCATTCCCGCGGAAGCGGGAATCCAGGGGTGGTGGTGGTGGGCACTGCAACGGCGTTTCTCCGCCTCGCCACCCCTGGATTCCCGCTTCCGCGGGAATGACGAATCGGGGGGGGGGCGCCTCATCGGTTTGACACAGCCTGGAAAGCCCCTGGATCCCCACTATCCGCGGGAATGACGATTAGGGGCGTTGAAGTGTGATCGCCAACGGATGGTCTGCAAGCTGGCGATCGGCGGTCAGGAGCTTCAGGTTCTCTTCCTGCGCTTGGACAAGAAGGATCTCGTCGAAGGGATCCCTGTGGTTCAGCGGCGTTTCAAGAGCACGCGCTGCGTGTGCGACGGTCATCGGCAGCAGCGTCACATCCTGCCCCTTGAGGACGGTGATTACCTCGTTCGGGTCGAACGGACTCTTTCGTGCTCCGGACCGACGGCGAGCGTCATGCTTAAGGCGCATCTCCCAGATCGATACAGCGCTGACAAAGAACTCCGACTTGTCGCTTTCGAAGAACCTGCGCTCGGACGCCGTGAGTTTCCCCGGAGCCTCCATCAGGTCGTAGAGATAGGATGTGTCGAGCAAAATGCGCACGGGAATGGTCTATTCGTCGTGATCGAGACCGAGCACACGCCGGCTGAACGCGGGATCGTTGAATTCGTCGGGCCAACGCTCCCGGTCGCCTGCTAGCCCGAGGCTGCGCCGTGCGGCTTCCAGTTTGGCGAAGTCGATCCCGCCTCGTCGGTCACAGCGCAAAAGCTCGACGGCTGGACGGCCGTGTCTGGTGATGACGACTCGCTCACCGTTCCGTGCGGCTGACACGAGTTCCGAGAGGCGGGCTTTGGCTTCCCGCAAGGCAAGTTCCATGACGGTCTCCCCTCCAGCGGTTCCGTTGCGTACAAGCGTACGACATGACAAGAGGCGATTCAAGACTACGGTGTGACTACAACGCTCAGTGCCGGTGCCTTCCTTGGGTTTTCTCGCAAGGCACCGGCCAGCCGCGCGGCGCCTTTACTGGATCAGCCCACGGCCGCCTCGTAGTAGGAAACGTCGATGTATTTCTCCGGCGGAGGCGGGGGAGAGGCGATGTAGCCCATGCCGGCGCGGAGGTCGAGGGCGGCGGCGAGGCCGGGGACGTTGAGCGCGGCCTTGGGGTAGAGGCCGTGGGCGGAGTCCAGCAGGGCGTCCAGGGTTTCCTCGGCGGCAGCGCCGGTGAGGCCGTTGTGCCGGGCCAGGATGTCGAGGCAACGCGGCCGGTTCTCGGGCGCGAAGCACCATTGGGTGGCGGCCACGTAGCAGCGGGTGTAGTCGACCAGGGTCGTGCGGTTCTCTCCCGCCCAGGAACGCTTGGCCAGACCCACCGTCGCCTGGTACACGGGCGCCATCTCTTCACCCCTGGCGATCACGTGGCAGCCGCGCTCCAGGGCGGCTCCGACGAAGGGCGGGGTGAGCAGCGTGGCGAATAGTTTGCCCTCGATAAGGGTCTCGTAGCGGCTCTCCCAGCCGCCCACCTCCACGAGCTCGTATTCGTCCGCGCCGAAGCCGTGGTCGCGCAGGGCCTTCTCCAGGATGAAGACGAAGCCGCTGTCGCGCGCGTCCACCGCCAGCGGCTTGCCGCGCAAGGACTCCATGGTGGCGCACCCGGGCGCCCCCACGAGGTTCAGCAGGCCGCTGTGGAGTCCCATGAACGCGAACAGGTCGGACCCGGGCTGGTTCTCCACGTCGCAGACCACGTCGTCCGCGGCCGCGTGGCCGATGGTGCAGCGCCCGGTGCGCACCGCGTCCACGAGGTACGCGGAGCCCGGTGTGTATTCGATCTCCACGGCGAGCCCGGCGCTGGCGAAGATGCCGTGCTCCACGGCCGCGTGCACCGGCAGGTTGTAGGCGGCGCGGAACTGGATGAGTCGGATGGGGGTCAGCGGGCTCATGATCGCGACCGAAAGGTGAAACCGAAACACGTCTCGTCGGGACCGGGCGCGGCCCGATCCCGACGACGGGAACTCAACCCAATGTTGCAAAAGAGTCTGTGAAAAGCGATCCGAAGCACGCCCCTACGAATCGTCGTTCCCGCGAAAGCGGGAATGACGATTCGTAGAATTCCCGTAGTTCTGCAACATTGGGGCTAATCGTAGCGGCCGTCGACGATCATCACCAGGGCCGGCAGGAGGAACAGGATGAATATGGTCGACAGCACGAGCCCGCCCAGCATGCTGATTACGAACGGCACCAGGAAGATCAACTCGTCGCTGCGTTCGTAGAGCAACGGCGACAGTCCCACGACGGTCGTGAGGCTGGTCAGCAGCACCGCGCGGAAGCGATGGCGGGTGGCCGCGGATGCCGCCGCAATTGCCGGTAACACCTCGTTCTCCCTGCGGAGTTGGTTGTAGCGGTCCAGCAGCACCAGCGCGTCGTTCACGATGATCCCGCCCACCGCGACGATTCCGAACAGCGACATGGCCGCGAAATCCCACCCGAGTATCCAGTGGGCCAGCACCGCGCCGGCGAACGACATCGGTATTCCCACCACCGCCACCAGGGGTTTCCAGTAGCTGCGCAGGAAGGCGGCCATCAGCGCATACATCGCCAGCAGCACGAGGGGAACCAGCAGCCCCAGGGTGCCCAACATCTCCTTCTCGTCCCGGGCAGCCCCGTCGGGTTCGATCTTGAGGCCGGGGTACTTGGCGAGCAGGCCGGGGATGATCCTCTCCTGGACCTCTCGCCTTGCCTGACGGGGGGTTGTCACGACGGCGTCGGTACGCGCGTCCACGAACGCGGCCTTCTTGCCGTCGATCCGCGTCAGCGTGGTCATCTCACGTTTCTCCGTGAGCGTTGCCACCGTGGACAGCGGGACCTCGCCGCCACCGGACGCACCGCGGTCCCTGCCACCTCGCCCTTGCCCGCCCGCAGGCCGGCGGATCCGCTCGCTGGCCAGGTCTCCCAGGCTTCGCCGCCGCTCGGCCGGGTACCGGACCACGACCTTGACTTCCTCCCGGCCGCGCTGGATCCGCTGGACTTCCACGCCGTGGAAACTGGCGCGCAACTGGGCGCCGATGCCCGCCGGCGTCAATCCCGCCGCCTTCCCGGCCCGCGTGAGCTGGATCTCGAAGTGCCGCTTGCCCGCGGACAAGCTGTCGGAGATGCCGAAGACCCCCGGCACGGTCGCCAGGGAGGCTTTCAACTCCGTGGCGGCATTTCTCAACACGTCGGTGTCGGAGTGCTTCAGCGCATACGAAACCGGTGCCTTGGGTTTGACCCGTGCGCCCTGGAATTCAACGCTCTCCAGTTCCGACGTGTCCCCGACGTTCCGGCGCCAGACCCGCTCGATATCCCTGGACGATGCGGTGCGCACCGGACGCGGGTTGAGATGGACCCGCACCGAAGCCACGTTGCTGCGGTTGGCGCCGATCTCCGCTGTCCGGATCTGCGTGAGATTGCCGGCGGTGACGGCCACGGATCTGATCGACGTGCCGTCGAGTTGGTCGTTGATGGAGCGGGCGGCGTCCGCGAAACGCTCGGCCGCGGCGAGAGTCTGCTCGAACGGCGCCCCCGGAGGCAGATGCAGATCCGCCTGAATGCTGTCGGAGGCGAGCGCATCCTGGTCGATGATGACGACCCGGACGTTGTCGGACCGCAGGAGCAGCACCCCGATGAGCACCACGACCGCGCCGATCCCCAGGGTGAGCCAGGGATGTTGCACGGCGCGCGCCACCGATGGCGCCACGACGGAGTCCCGCGCCCGGTCGATCAGGCCGTCCACCCGGCCTTGGATGTCGCTCAGCGGCGGCGCGCTCCACGGGCGCTCGTGCGACAGATGCGCGGGCAGGACGAAGAAGGACTCGACCAGCGAAACCAGCAGGACGAAGAACGCCACGTAGGGAAACACGGTGGTGAGCTGGTAGGCGCCCGAGGTGACGAAGAGAAGCGGCACGAAGGCGAGCAGGGTGGTGGCCGCCCCCACCGTGATCGGACCCACCATCGCCCTGGCGCCCGAGATGGCCGCATCCGCCGCGCTCTTCCCGCTCTCGCGTTCCGCCGCGATGCTCTCTCCGACCACCACGGAGTCGTCCACGACGATGCCGATAAGCAGGAAGAAGGCGAAGATCGTGCCGATGTTCAGAGTCATGTCGGCGGCGCCGAAGAAGATCAGCGAACCGATGAAGGACAAGGGAATCCCTATGGTGATCCAGGTGGCGACGCGCAGGTCGAACACCAGAACCAGGGTCAGGAATACCAGCAACGCGCCGAGGATGCCGTTGCGGAGGATCTCCTGCAGCCTGTCCAGGGCGGGCGCCGCCCGGTCGTTCCAGACGCTGACCGTGATGTTCCCGGGAGCCTCGTGGCCGGCGAGCCACATCCTGATTTCGTCACCGATCTCGACCACCGACTCCTGCTCGACGGCATCGACCCGGACGAACACGGCGGATTGGCCGTTGACCTCGGAGACGACGTCCTCGTCGACGAACCCGTCACGGATGGTGGCGACGTCGCCCAGGGTGACGATGGCGCCGCTGAGCCGCGTGATCAGCGGGATGTCCTTGAACTCGGCGCCGGTGCGCCGCTTGGTGACGGTGTGCAGGATCACACCGCCGGCCTCGGTGCGCAGTTCGCCGAAAGTGAGGTTGAGCGAAGCCCGTCTCACGATCCGGGAGATCTGGGCGATGGAGAGATCATGCCGCCGCAGCTCTTCCTCGCTCAACTCGATGGTGATCTCCCGGTCGCGGGTGCCCAGCAGCGTCACCTGTGAAACCGACGGCAGCGCCAGCAGCGCGTCGCGCACGTTCTCGGCGGCGAGGCGCAACTCGTTCTCCGAGGCCTGGGAAGACGACACCGCCAGCGTCAAGACCTCGATGGCGATCCGGTGAAGCTCCACCTCCGGTCTTTCGGCGTTGAGCGGCGGGAAGTTCTCGATGCCGGCCACGGCGTTCTGGACATCGTTCAGGACGGTGTCGGGATCGGCGAAGGTCTCCATCTCGACCCTGAGCCGGCCGAGCCCCTGGGTGGCCGTCCCCACGACCCTTTTCACCCCTCTGAGTCCGACGATGGCTTCCTCGATGCGCCGGTTGATGTCTTCCTCCACCTCCTTGGGCGACGAACCGGGCGCCGGCACCGCCACGGTGATCGCCCGGAGATCGAAGTAGGGGTAGAGTTGAACGGCGAGATGCCGTCCGGCGATCACGCCGCCGATGATCAGGAACAACAGCAGCAGGTTGGCGGCGACCGGATTGCGGGCGAACCAGGCGATCGGTCCCTTGTTGGCGGCTCCGGCTCCAGCGTCGTTGGTGCTCATGTCCGGGCTCCGTTATTTCGCCACCGCCACCGCCAGACCTTTCCTGGCTCCCGGCGGCGCACCCACGACCACGCCCTCGCCCGCGTCGAACGCCTCCACGACCCAGCCCGCGTCCGTGCGTCCGAGGGTCTTGGGCACCACCGGCTTCAGCGCGCCCTTGTCGACCACCCAGACACTGCTGCCTTCCTGCAGAACGGATTCCGGCAATACGTAGACGTTTTGATACGAGGGCCCCTCGATCCGGACTTCCGCGAACATGCCCGGCAGCGGCAGTGTCTCCCTGGGCACATCATCCGGGAACTTGAGGAACAACCCGGCGAGGCGCGTGCTCGGGGCCACGGCCGATGACACGCGCTCCACCGTTGCGTCGTACGCCCCCAACTGTGTCCGAACGCGGGCGGAACGGCCGATCACCGGCGAAAGGTACGCCAGGTCCTTCGGGTCCACCGGCACTCTCACCCTGATCGCATCGGTTCGATACACGGTGCCCAACCTCGTCGGGCGCCCCACCACCGCTCTGGCGGGCCCTACGAACTCGCCCACCTCCAGCTCGGTTGCCAGCA from Deltaproteobacteria bacterium includes these protein-coding regions:
- a CDS encoding DEAD/DEAH box helicase, with amino-acid sequence MIDRFHPLVRDWFRDRFGKPTAPQAAGWEEIAQGRDTLIAAPTGSGKTLAAFLWSINRLIASAEPSRDHTHVIYVSPLKALGNDIQKNLQEPLAEITRSGRLRGLALQEIRTAVRSGDTPATERQRMLSHPPHILITTPESLYILLTAERSRQLLKRAHTVIVDEIHAVAGDKRGAHLALSLERLDALAGRPLQRIGLSATQKPMDDIARLLVGARRLRPDGAPECAIVDVGHKRELDLSIEVPEQELGPITSHALWAEVYDRIVAQIQSHRTTLVFVHTRRLVERVAHQLTDRLGEGKVLAHHGSLSRKTRLEAEQKLKAAEVPVVVATASLELGIDIGHVELVCHIGAPRSIATLLQRVGRSGHWLGAVPKGILYPLTRDDLLQSAAAVYAVRQGELDRIALVREPLDVLAQQMVATVASLTPAPKPGETLPLLPEAKPLPGIAEEALWELVRGAYPFRDLSRGDFEQVLQMLCEGVAPSRGRRGAHLHRDRVNRMLRARRGARLVSITNGGAIPDTADYDVVEAHNETFVGKVNEDFAIESLSGDIFLLGNTSWRIQRVASGKVWVEDAHGAPPTIPFWLGEAPGRTLELSRAVSDVRETVARRAGAGEAAGDQAGAAADAEEPPESEGHAAGAHGESPAAWLQRETGVGPAGAEQIVAYVNETRAMLGCVPTVDRVVAERFFDESGGMQLVLHTPFGGRINRAWGLALRKRFCVNFDFELQAAATDDGIVISLTDRHSFPLDTVFSYLNPATVERDLTQASLAAPMFTNRWRWNTSRALAVERFSRGKRVPMQIQRMRAEDLLGAVFPDQVMCQDNRSGPVALPDHPLTRETMENCLREAMDVDGFKETLERLGRGEIATVAVETPAPSPMAHEILNANPYAFLDDAPLEERRARAVALRRTDPDLAQGIGALSPEALAEVKAQAWPDIRDPDELHDLLLTVILLPVREAEPWQRYARELMAARRATVVELGGDNGDAFHGATKPEQAHGGPFYVAAERLAEARAVLGYFRMNPAVAAPVMDNPDAGSPDTGSPDAGSPDTGGPDTGSPHTGSPDTATHHSRHSRGSGNPGGEGRGTRTDNPLPNPWIPASAGMTVGGPAQARGPGGMPPQGPGGMPPQGPGGMPTQGPGEMPTQGPGGMPTQGPGGMPTQGPGGMPVQAAPNNAEGVPSHDDALRRTVQGWMEICGPITGEALAARTGLPVESVARALTALEVSGVVLQGRFSPGTAADAPVEWCERRLLSRIHRLTLGRLRREIQPVSGADFIRFLLRWQHVQPGAQLHGRDGVHQVILQLQGMELPAPAWEQHVLPARIAAYDAAELEHLCLAGVITWGRLRRDTGAPEDDPSVAKLWDAAPLALRPANGKARRTTPTRSAPLAFVIREDLPHFLDPDALDWRGLQGLSAAAHDVAAYLENHGASFLADIARGTGHLTVRTERALWELVTRGQVTGDGIAGLRMLLTPELKRKENRRGNRKGAAAQSMPVGRWSLWRKEDPGAAEAATETLARQLLQRYGVVFRELLSRETRCPPWRLLLQAYRRMEARGEIRGGRFVNGFVGEQYALPDAVESMRTVRRLPADKEPVIVSCTDPLNLVGILTPGPRVPVQSHQFIAYLNGAPAETGPLGNVLSRVQPVTGSAVE
- a CDS encoding type II toxin-antitoxin system VapC family toxin produces the protein MRILLDTSYLYDLMEAPGKLTASERRFFESDKSEFFVSAVSIWEMRLKHDARRRSGARKSPFDPNEVITVLKGQDVTLLPMTVAHAARALETPLNHRDPFDEILLVQAQEENLKLLTADRQLADHPLAITLQRP
- a CDS encoding type II toxin-antitoxin system prevent-host-death family antitoxin translates to MELALREAKARLSELVSAARNGERVVITRHGRPAVELLRCDRRGGIDFAKLEAARRSLGLAGDRERWPDEFNDPAFSRRVLGLDHDE
- a CDS encoding ABC transporter substrate-binding protein, which codes for MSPLTPIRLIQFRAAYNLPVHAAVEHGIFASAGLAVEIEYTPGSAYLVDAVRTGRCTIGHAAADDVVCDVENQPGSDLFAFMGLHSGLLNLVGAPGCATMESLRGKPLAVDARDSGFVFILEKALRDHGFGADEYELVEVGGWESRYETLIEGKLFATLLTPPFVGAALERGCHVIARGEEMAPVYQATVGLAKRSWAGENRTTLVDYTRCYVAATQWCFAPENRPRCLDILARHNGLTGAAAEETLDALLDSAHGLYPKAALNVPGLAAALDLRAGMGYIASPPPPPEKYIDVSYYEAAVG
- a CDS encoding efflux RND transporter permease subunit; the protein is MSTNDAGAGAANKGPIAWFARNPVAANLLLLFLIIGGVIAGRHLAVQLYPYFDLRAITVAVPAPGSSPKEVEEDINRRIEEAIVGLRGVKRVVGTATQGLGRLRVEMETFADPDTVLNDVQNAVAGIENFPPLNAERPEVELHRIAIEVLTLAVSSSQASENELRLAAENVRDALLALPSVSQVTLLGTRDREITIELSEEELRRHDLSIAQISRIVRRASLNLTFGELRTEAGGVILHTVTKRRTGAEFKDIPLITRLSGAIVTLGDVATIRDGFVDEDVVSEVNGQSAVFVRVDAVEQESVVEIGDEIRMWLAGHEAPGNITVSVWNDRAAPALDRLQEILRNGILGALLVFLTLVLVFDLRVATWITIGIPLSFIGSLIFFGAADMTLNIGTIFAFFLLIGIVVDDSVVVGESIAAERESGKSAADAAISGARAMVGPITVGAATTLLAFVPLLFVTSGAYQLTTVFPYVAFFVLLVSLVESFFVLPAHLSHERPWSAPPLSDIQGRVDGLIDRARDSVVAPSVARAVQHPWLTLGIGAVVVLIGVLLLRSDNVRVVIIDQDALASDSIQADLHLPPGAPFEQTLAAAERFADAARSINDQLDGTSIRSVAVTAGNLTQIRTAEIGANRSNVASVRVHLNPRPVRTASSRDIERVWRRNVGDTSELESVEFQGARVKPKAPVSYALKHSDTDVLRNAATELKASLATVPGVFGISDSLSAGKRHFEIQLTRAGKAAGLTPAGIGAQLRASFHGVEVQRIQRGREEVKVVVRYPAERRRSLGDLASERIRRPAGGQGRGGRDRGASGGGEVPLSTVATLTEKREMTTLTRIDGKKAAFVDARTDAVVTTPRQARREVQERIIPGLLAKYPGLKIEPDGAARDEKEMLGTLGLLVPLVLLAMYALMAAFLRSYWKPLVAVVGIPMSFAGAVLAHWILGWDFAAMSLFGIVAVGGIIVNDALVLLDRYNQLRRENEVLPAIAAASAATRHRFRAVLLTSLTTVVGLSPLLYERSDELIFLVPFVISMLGGLVLSTIFILFLLPALVMIVDGRYD